One window of the Chryseobacterium camelliae genome contains the following:
- a CDS encoding NUDIX hydrolase, translating to MAKKSAGILLFRKQKGELYVFLVHPGGPFWKNKDDGAWSVPKGEIMEDEDPLERARTEFSEETGKEVTGNFIALKAITQKGGKTVYCWAVEGEIETSGLSSNTIMIAWPPRSGKMMEIPEVDRWEWFSAEEARIKINPAQCAFIDEIEGVLQ from the coding sequence ATGGCAAAAAAGAGTGCGGGTATTTTACTGTTCAGAAAACAGAAAGGGGAGCTGTATGTATTTCTGGTACATCCGGGCGGGCCTTTCTGGAAAAATAAAGATGACGGAGCATGGTCGGTTCCCAAAGGGGAAATCATGGAGGATGAAGATCCGCTGGAACGGGCGCGTACTGAATTTTCAGAAGAGACCGGAAAGGAGGTTACCGGAAATTTTATTGCTCTGAAAGCCATCACCCAAAAGGGCGGGAAGACCGTTTATTGCTGGGCTGTGGAAGGAGAAATCGAGACTTCAGGATTGTCCAGCAATACGATCATGATCGCGTGGCCGCCCAGGTCCGGAAAAATGATGGAGATTCCTGAAGTAGACCGGTGGGAATGGTTTTCGGCGGAAGAGGCACGAATTAAAATCAATCCTGCGCAATGCGCATTCATTGATGAAATTGAAGGAGTACTACAATGA
- a CDS encoding alpha-ketoglutarate-dependent dioxygenase AlkB family protein codes for MQQLSLFNSDEFYRFPDQLLDYTEQFLAREEADQLIRLLIDTVPWEQTLQKIRDKTVVTPRLTAWYGDPDTSYQIGKKAVTAHPWLPELLDLKKRIENETDCRFNSVLLNLYRNGHDSVAWHRDKTHATETLSSIASLSLGQVRNFDFRKLDDHRQKHSISLAHGSLLIMKGNLQTEWEHRIAKSSELMRPRINLTFRMIREL; via the coding sequence ATGCAACAACTTAGCCTTTTCAATTCTGATGAATTTTACCGTTTCCCCGATCAACTGCTGGATTATACGGAACAATTTTTAGCCAGGGAAGAAGCAGACCAGCTGATCAGATTATTGATTGATACCGTTCCTTGGGAGCAGACGTTGCAGAAAATACGGGATAAAACAGTTGTTACTCCGCGCCTGACCGCCTGGTATGGCGATCCGGACACCTCTTACCAGATCGGTAAAAAAGCAGTGACCGCCCATCCTTGGCTGCCTGAGCTGCTGGACCTCAAAAAACGCATTGAAAATGAAACGGATTGCCGTTTTAATTCGGTATTGCTGAACTTATACCGTAACGGTCATGATTCCGTAGCGTGGCACCGCGACAAGACGCACGCTACCGAAACCCTGTCTTCCATTGCTTCACTGAGCCTGGGGCAGGTAAGAAATTTTGATTTCAGGAAACTGGATGACCACAGGCAGAAACACTCCATTTCCCTCGCTCATGGTTCTTTACTGATTATGAAAGGGAATTTACAGACGGAATGGGAACACCGCATTGCCAAATCTTCTGAGCTTATGCGCCCCCGTATCAACCTTACTTTCCGAATGATCCGGGAATTGTAA
- a CDS encoding lmo0937 family membrane protein, translating into MRSILWLVAVICIVVWLLGMLGIVPGMDTGYLVHILLVIAIIVILYNLISGRRPLD; encoded by the coding sequence ATGAGAAGTATTTTATGGTTAGTTGCAGTAATCTGCATCGTCGTTTGGCTTTTAGGTATGTTAGGAATCGTACCGGGAATGGATACAGGATATCTTGTTCACATCTTATTGGTAATTGCCATCATTGTGATCCTTTATAACCTTATATCAGGAAGAAGACCACTTGATTAA